In the Streptomyces sp. WMMC940 genome, CTCGAAGGGCAGCTCGATGCCCAGCCCGACCGAGATGCCGCCCGCCTCCCGCGCACCGCGGTTGGCGGCCTCCATCGCCCCCGGCCCGCCCCCGGTGATCACGGCGAAGCCGGCGTCGACCAGGGCCCTGCCGATCCGTACGGCGGCGTCGTACTCGGGGGTGCCGGGAGCGGTCCGGGCGGAACCGAAGACGCTGATGGCGCTGGGCAGTTCGGCGAGGGCGCCGAAGCCCTCGACGAACTCCGACTGGATGCGCATGACCCGCCACGGATCGGTGTGCACCCACTGCGAATCGCCCTCGGTGTCCAGCAGGCGCTGGTCCGTGGTGCCGGGCTGGATCTGATCCCTGCGCCGCACCACCGGACCCAGCCGCTGCTCCTCCGGCCGTGCTTCCTCGGGACTGCCCATGACCTGCTCCCTCCGCCGTGGTGCACGTTCCAGGTCAGGGTAGGTCGCCGGAGATGGACGAGAGCGAAATTCCGGAGGTCGGATACGAGGAAGTCCGGCTGTGGCGGTTCACCCGGTGATCGTCACGGAGTGGCCGTCGCACGATCCGGGTGGCGTCGCGGGTGGCCCCGTCCTCGGTCCGGACGGTGACGTCACGCGATGGCCGTCACGCGCTGAGCCACTGCCGCAGTCGCTCCTCACAGTGTGTGATCTTGTCGACGGCCACGTGCTCGTCCCGCTTGTGGGCGAAGAGCGCGTCGCCCGGACCGTAGTTGACCGCCGGGACGCCCAGTGCGCTGAAGCGCGACACGTCGGTCCAGCCGAACTTGGGCTGTGCCGTACCGCCGACGGCCTCCATGAACGCGGCGGCGGCCGGGTGCGAGAGGCCGGGCAGCGCCCCGCCGGTGTGGTCGTCGACGATGAACTCGGCGACGTCGCAGTCCGCGAACACCTCACGGACATGGGCCTCGGCCTCCGCCATGGTCCGGTCCGGGGCGTAGCGGTAGTTGATCACGACGGTGCACGAGTCGGGGATGACGTTCGTCGCGACACCGCCCTCGATCCCGACGGCGTTGAGCCCCTCGTGGTACCTCAGGCCGTCGATCACCGGACGGCGCGGTTCGTAGGCGGCGAGCCGGGCCAGGATCGGACCGGCGGCGTGGATGGCGTTGAACCCCATCCAGCTGCGGGCGGAGTGTGCGCGCTCCCCGGCCGTACGGAGGTGGACACGCAGAGTTCCCTGGCAGCCGCCCTCCACCTGAGCGTCGGAAGGCTCGAGCAGGACGGCGAAATCGCCCTCCAGCCAGTCGGGGTGGGTGTCCGCGATATGTCCGAGACCGTTCAGATGTGCGGCGACCTCCTCGTTGTCGTAGAAGACGAACGTCAGGTCGCGGTTGGGCTCGGGCACGGTCGCGGCGATCCGCAGTTGGACGGCGACCCCCGACTTCATGTCCGAGGTGCCGCAGCCCCACAGGACGCCGTTCTGGTCGAGCCGGGAGGGGACGTTGTCCGCGATCGGCACGGTGTCGATGTGCCCGGCCAGGACCACGCGTTCGGACCGGCCCAGGTTCGTCCGGGCGACCACGTTGTTGCCGTGTCGGTCGACGGTGAGGTGGGGCAGGGCACGCAGCGCCCGCTCGATCGCGTCGGCGAGGGGCTTCTCGTCGCCGCTGACCGACGGGAAGTCGACGAGCCGTGCGGTGAGTGCCGGGCCGTCCAGGGTGAGATCAAGCGCGCTTTCGGGCATGGCCCGACCCTAGCGCCCCGCCTCGCCCGCCTGCCGACCCGCGGGTGCGCCGC is a window encoding:
- the dapE gene encoding succinyl-diaminopimelate desuccinylase, whose protein sequence is MPESALDLTLDGPALTARLVDFPSVSGDEKPLADAIERALRALPHLTVDRHGNNVVARTNLGRSERVVLAGHIDTVPIADNVPSRLDQNGVLWGCGTSDMKSGVAVQLRIAATVPEPNRDLTFVFYDNEEVAAHLNGLGHIADTHPDWLEGDFAVLLEPSDAQVEGGCQGTLRVHLRTAGERAHSARSWMGFNAIHAAGPILARLAAYEPRRPVIDGLRYHEGLNAVGIEGGVATNVIPDSCTVVINYRYAPDRTMAEAEAHVREVFADCDVAEFIVDDHTGGALPGLSHPAAAAFMEAVGGTAQPKFGWTDVSRFSALGVPAVNYGPGDALFAHKRDEHVAVDKITHCEERLRQWLSA
- a CDS encoding TIGR00730 family Rossman fold protein produces the protein MGSPEEARPEEQRLGPVVRRRDQIQPGTTDQRLLDTEGDSQWVHTDPWRVMRIQSEFVEGFGALAELPSAISVFGSARTAPGTPEYDAAVRIGRALVDAGFAVITGGGPGAMEAANRGAREAGGISVGLGIELPFEQGLNPHVDIGVNFRYFFVRKTMFVKYAQGFVVMPGGFGTLDELFEALTLVQTGKVTRFPVVLFGSRYWSGLVDWLRGTVVAEGKASARDLLLFHVTDDVDEAVALVTKETGPPPPIPYEGYEA